Part of the Dehalococcoidales bacterium genome is shown below.
GGCACCGGCTTCGGCGAATGCCAGCGCGGTGGCCTGACCGATACCACGACTGCCGCCGGTTACCAGTGCGACTTTACCTTCGAGAGAGAATCGGGTAGAAACCATTCGTATGCCCTCCATATTATTCAATGGGAAATACCGTGTCCGGTGGGAGCCCCCTCAGAAGGTGGGAGCCCCCTCAGAAGGGGGGTGTCACTTAGACGGGGTCATTATAACACACTGACGTAGAGGCGGTTCAGTTTTGTTATGCAGCCAAGGGCAACAAGGGTATCAGTACTGCCGGTACCATCCCTCGGAGACGCCGGCCAGTTCGGTGGTGCTGATGTCATATCGCTGGTACCACGGCGTACCGTGCCTGGTGGCTATCTCGGCCAGCTTCATGGTGCGGTCCACGGCGACTGTCGAGAGGAACCTTATCCTCTCCGCGGTATCGCCAATGTCCATGGCCTCCTGCCAGATGGCGCGCCCCCCGAGGAAGCCGGAAGCACCGGCCCGGCAGGCGATTTCCACCTGTCGAGCGAAGGTATCGAAGTCCACGCCGGCACTCAGGATGACCCAGGGAACACGGGAGGCCTTATCCAGTCGGCGGCAGATATCGACAAGTTCGAGTGTGTCCTGCCGGTAACGCAGGTCAGAGGGGAACTCCGCCTTGAGGACATCTATCGGCAGTGACGAGATATCGCGGGCGGTCTGAATGACGATTTCTTCCTTCCGCCGGGCGAATTCAGCGGGATTGTCAGCTTCGTTGCCTACCGGATAGCTCACCGGTTCGACCAGGAAGGGGAGGTCATATTTGATGCAGTCTTCGGCCACGGCGTTGACGGTCTTCAGTTGCTCGCCGGCGAGAGGTTGGATGTCGGGCCGGTAGTAGACCAGTATCTTCGCCGCCGAGGCCCCCATCCGCTTGATTTTCTCCACTCCCCACCCTTCCAGCAACGTGGTTACGCGGTGTTCTTTACCGCCTTCGTAGCCGGTAGCCTCGGTGCTGACCAGCAAACCGGTGCTCCTGGGCAGGATACCCTGACCGATGCACTGGGCGGCACCGAACAAGGGGTCAATCAGCAGGGCGCTGGCGTGCGGTCCCAGGGTAGAGCACAACTCCATCTTGCGGCTGACCATTTCATCATAGGTGACGGCCTGCGGATTCTCCCGGTTAATCATATTGCGGAAAGACCCGCGATGGTCGAGGGCACAGATGGTGAAGATGCCCTCCGGACCGGCAATCTGCTGCAACCCTCTGAGCTTACCGACAGATAGACTCGTCATAATAAGCTTATTATGACGCAAGTTACGGCTTTGTTCAAGGAAATGTATTTGCCCGTTACATCAGTGACACTCCGGTACAGCCGATGCTGCTTCCTGCACAAGAAGAAGAATTCTCCTCTCGCCAGGGAGTTGTGTCACCCTTCTATCTGAACGGGAGCAGGGAAGGTTCTCCGGGTATTCGGGATTATTCCCCGTGGTATACTCCGCAGACCATGCGCTGGCGGACCACTTCTACTTGCTTCTCAATGATTGTTGACACCAGTCAGAGTAGTGTGATAACATTACTATTTGTGCATTCTGATTCAGCCTAGAGTCGGCAAGTTGGGATACCAGTCTCGATCTGCTAGCTTTGTTGTTGAATGGATGAGCATTAGCTCATCCATTCGGACTGTGCAGGATAGGAGCGAATAAGTGCCAACCGTTAATCAGCTGGTCCGAAAAGGACGCAAAAGAAATACTGAAAAGACCAGGACACCGGCGTTGCATTATGTCTATAATGCCCTGAAGAACCGGATGGTCTGGGGGGCTGGCGCTCCCCAGAAACGGGGTGTCTGTGTTCAGGTTAAGACAACCACCCCCAAGAAGCCTAATTCTGCGCTACGCAAGATAGCCAGGGTCAGGTTGACCAACGGGATAGAGGTGACCGCCTACATTCCCGGAGAGGGGCACGAGTTGCAGGAGCACTCGGTGGTGCTCATCCGCGGTGGGCGGGTAAAAGACTTGCCTGGTGTCCGCTATCATATAGTACGGGGAACACTGGATACTGACGGTGTCAACGGCCGCCGCAGGGGTCGCAGTAAGTACGGTGCGAAACGACCCAAGGCAGCCGCCGGGATTTAGCAGGAGGCAGATTAGAGCGAAATGTCTAGGCGAGCTCGAGCTATTAAGAGACCAAAGATTCGCCCTGATGCGAATTATCAGAGCATTGTTATCGCCAAGCTCATCAACAAGGTAATGAGGGATGGCAAAAAGAGCAAGGCGGAGAGCATAGTTTTCGGTGCTCTGGATATCATAGGACAGCAGGGGTCGAAATCCCCGCTGACGGACATGGAACTGGCGATAAGAAACGCTACTCCCCAGCTCAAGGTCAAGTCACGCCGTGTCGGTGGGGCCACTTACCAGGTGCCGGTGGAGGTTACTTCGGATATCGGTCAGTCTCTGGCTTTGCGCTGGCTGGTGGATTCGGCCAGGGCGAGGACCGGCAAGTCAATGGCGGAGAAACTGGCCGCCGAACTCAGTGACGCCTCCAAGGGGCAGGGGGTCACGGTCAAAAAACGTGATGATACCCATCGTATGGCTGAAGCCAACCGGGCTTTTGCCCATTATCGGTGGTGAGAGGTGGTCTACCATTAACCGTAGTCCGATTATTGTGACAAAGGATAATACTGTGTCCAGAATCTTTCCGCTGGAGCGGATAAGAAACATAGCTATCATCGCTCATATTGACGCTGGCAAGACCACCGTCACTGAACGTATGCTTTATAATACCGGACTCACCTACAAAATTGGTCAGGTGGACGAAGGCACCGCAGTGATGGACTGGATGGAGCAGGAGAGGGAGCGCGGTATCACTATCACATCGGCCGCCATTACCTGTTACTGGCAGGAGCACCGTATCAACATTATCGATACACCCGGGCATGTGGATTTCACTGCTGAGGTTGAACGTTGCCTCAGAGTACTCGACGGTGGTGTCGTCGTTTTCGATGGCGTGGCCGGTGTGGAGGCGCAGTCGGAGACTGTATGGCGGCAGGCGGATAGATACCAGGTACCCAGGATATGCTTCGTTAATAAGATGGAACGGATGGGTGCCGATTTTTACCGTACCATCTCAATGATAAAGGGAAGGCTTCACGCTCAACCGCTACCGGTACAGATACCGCTGGGCAGCAGTGAGTCATTCACTGGCGTCATTGACCTGATTGAGAACAAGGCCTGGACCTATAAGGATGACCGTGATGCACTACCGGAGGAGACCGCCATTCCGGAATCAGAGCAGGCGAAGTGTAGTGAGTTTCGCCAGGCAATGATTGAGAAACTGGCTGAGCTTGACGACCACATTCTGATGGCTTACCTCGAGGGTGAAAGCATCAGTGCTGATGACCTGAGAAAGGCAGTAAGAAGGGCGACCCTGGCGAATGCGGTAGTACCGGTACTGTGCGGTAGCGCTCTGAGGAACATGGGGGTCAGTCTGCTGCTGGATGCAATCTTGGACTACCTGCCGTCTCCTCTGGACATGCCACCGATACGGGCAATCGATACCAGAGCGGGTGGTGAGGTAACCCGACCTGCCAGGGATGAGGCACCATTCTCGGCATTGGCCTTCAAGGTGGTGACGGACCCATTTGTGGGCCGGCTGGTCTATTTTCGGGTGTATTCCGGCAGGGTGAGAGCCGGTGCTCAGATATTCAATTCGACCCGTGGCAGAACGGAGCGCATCGGTAGGCTGCTCCTGATGCATGCCAATCGGCGCGAGGAGATGGATGCCGCCGATACCGGGGCTATCGTGGCCACGCTTGGCCTCAAGAACACCTTCACCGGGGATACTCTATGTGAGGCTACGCAGCCGGTGCTTCTCGAGTCCATACGGTTCCCCGAACCGGTGCTGTCGATTGCCATTGAGCCGAAGACCAGGGCCGACCAGGACAAAATGGGAGAGGCCCTGCGGAAGCTGACCGAGGAAGACCCCACCTTCAAGGTGAACTACGACGAGGAGACGGGTCAGACGGTTGTCGCCGGTATGGGCGAACTTCACCTGGAGATTATTATTAACCGGATGCTCGTCGAATTCGGTGTAGATGCCAAAGTGGGCAGGCCGAAGGTTGCTTACAAAGAGACAATTACTGTTCCGGCACGGAGTGAAGGCAGGTTTGTACGG
Proteins encoded:
- a CDS encoding tagatose 1,6-diphosphate aldolase, producing MTSLSVGKLRGLQQIAGPEGIFTICALDHRGSFRNMINRENPQAVTYDEMVSRKMELCSTLGPHASALLIDPLFGAAQCIGQGILPRSTGLLVSTEATGYEGGKEHRVTTLLEGWGVEKIKRMGASAAKILVYYRPDIQPLAGEQLKTVNAVAEDCIKYDLPFLVEPVSYPVGNEADNPAEFARRKEEIVIQTARDISSLPIDVLKAEFPSDLRYRQDTLELVDICRRLDKASRVPWVILSAGVDFDTFARQVEIACRAGASGFLGGRAIWQEAMDIGDTAERIRFLSTVAVDRTMKLAEIATRHGTPWYQRYDISTTELAGVSEGWYRQY
- the rpsG gene encoding 30S ribosomal protein S7, yielding MSRRARAIKRPKIRPDANYQSIVIAKLINKVMRDGKKSKAESIVFGALDIIGQQGSKSPLTDMELAIRNATPQLKVKSRRVGGATYQVPVEVTSDIGQSLALRWLVDSARARTGKSMAEKLAAELSDASKGQGVTVKKRDDTHRMAEANRAFAHYRW
- the rpsL gene encoding 30S ribosomal protein S12 — protein: MPTVNQLVRKGRKRNTEKTRTPALHYVYNALKNRMVWGAGAPQKRGVCVQVKTTTPKKPNSALRKIARVRLTNGIEVTAYIPGEGHELQEHSVVLIRGGRVKDLPGVRYHIVRGTLDTDGVNGRRRGRSKYGAKRPKAAAGI
- the fusA gene encoding elongation factor G, with amino-acid sequence MSRIFPLERIRNIAIIAHIDAGKTTVTERMLYNTGLTYKIGQVDEGTAVMDWMEQERERGITITSAAITCYWQEHRINIIDTPGHVDFTAEVERCLRVLDGGVVVFDGVAGVEAQSETVWRQADRYQVPRICFVNKMERMGADFYRTISMIKGRLHAQPLPVQIPLGSSESFTGVIDLIENKAWTYKDDRDALPEETAIPESEQAKCSEFRQAMIEKLAELDDHILMAYLEGESISADDLRKAVRRATLANAVVPVLCGSALRNMGVSLLLDAILDYLPSPLDMPPIRAIDTRAGGEVTRPARDEAPFSALAFKVVTDPFVGRLVYFRVYSGRVRAGAQIFNSTRGRTERIGRLLLMHANRREEMDAADTGAIVATLGLKNTFTGDTLCEATQPVLLESIRFPEPVLSIAIEPKTRADQDKMGEALRKLTEEDPTFKVNYDEETGQTVVAGMGELHLEIIINRMLVEFGVDAKVGRPKVAYKETITVPARSEGRFVRQTGGHGQYGHVVIEMEPMERGSGFEFVNSIRAGTIPRQYISPVETGIKEAMGTGVLAGYPMVDVRITLTDGSYHEVDSSELAFRIAGSMALKNGVKKARPVLLEPVMKLEVVTPKEFLGDIIGDVSARRGHIELIETHGETCVIQAIVPLVETFGYTTSLRSETQGRATHSLEFHNYQELPDGLVDKTTDKAGIARYA